The Vulpes vulpes isolate BD-2025 chromosome 1, VulVul3, whole genome shotgun sequence genome contains the following window.
ctggcTGTCAAATCATCCAGGAAAGGAAAGAGCATGTGCTCTCATTAATGGTGGATGACAGGAAGTCTCAACTACCTAATCATGCAGCCTGCTTGACTTCAACTTACAGTAGAATACAGCAAGGGCCTTCCAACTTTGTGTTTTGGCTGAATGAAGAGTATCCTGCTTGTAATGGGCAATTCCAGATGCATAGTGACTGGATGCATTATAGCAAAAACACTCTCTTCTTTGGGGGCACAGAGACACAAGGGGAGTTGTTTCAAAATGAGTTACAAATCTGTCCTACAGATGGATTGGACTTCCTCTAGAGCCCCAGGGGCCCACACTCACACAAATGACAAGAATGAATCTCAGACAATTATGTGGTATGAAAGAAGCCATATAAAAAGGAGTAATTATTTGATCagtaaaaaaattctagaaaatgccaaGTAATCTATGCTGAAATAAAGCCAATGGTTGTCTAGGGAAGGGTGGCCATGGAAGGCATGGTCGGAGAGATTAGGAGCCGAATGAAACTCTAGAAGTGATAGATGCTCATCATGTTCATGGAGATAGTTTCACTAGTGTATGTATACCAAATTGCACAATACACGAAGTTTATTGCAtgttaattacatctcaataaaactctGAAATAATTAGTTGCATAAAAATTCTGGATCTCTCATACTTCTTGGAAacccaaaatatttgaaagtgcTGTATTTATTTCACCATCTTTCTCTTCATGCCTTGGAAGAAGCCCTGCTTTAGTCGCAATAAAATTGGGCAAGCAATAAAGATCATATTCTTCAGAATCCCAGAAGGAAGGCTGGGTCATAAAGGGCACATCCCTAAACTACATGATCTCTCTCCTTTCAGTCCCTGTGTCCTTGCCCCAGCAACAAGGGTGTTCAGATAACTGTACAGTCATTCAAAAAAATCTTGGCGATATTTGCCCAACCGGTGAACTCAGCTCTAAGGGACACAAAGCTGGAGCTTCTGAACATCTGTACACTCTCACTGTGCACAGCCACACATTTGGGAATTTTTGTGGAcgcaactttatttttaagattttttttatttattcatgagagacagagagaaagagagaaagagagagagagagagagaggcagaaacacaggcagagggagaagcaggctccaggcagtgagaccgatgtgggactcgatccagggacgctgggaccatgccctgagccgaaggcatacgctcaactgctgagccacccaggcgtccccggatGCAACTTTAGAAGGGCTATGTCCTCGGTGGTTGGCTGCAGTCTCCCTATTACTTCCTCCAGGAATGGCAGATATAGAGCCTGTGGTCAGGGTTAGGAGCACTCTATGGTATATGTGCCAAGCCCATCTAAGCTTCTCCTCTGGTCACTACCTCCCCTGGCTATTTGTTCTTCGAGAGGCAGTACTGTGGCACCGTGGGCCTGGTGTTCCCTGTCATGGTGGTACTGACCCCCAAATCCTCTGCATGCCTTCGACCTCTGCCCTTTGCTCTTCTGTCCCCTCCAATATATGACCTTGGATCCTACGTTGCCACGGTATCTTGAAGCACAGTCCCCCTGTACAGAACTCACGAGGTTCTCCCCAAGAAAGCCCGTGTGCACCAAGGTTCCTGGGCCCCAGTTCTTGTAAGCGAGGTCCCACCGGAGACGTGGACCAGTGCCCTGTGAATCCTCTCCGAGCTGTGGCTTCCTCCGGGTAATGAGCGTGTGTTTGGGTACTGGGTCACTCCTGAGGGCCACTTTGCCCTCCAAAGAGTTGAGGACCTGTTGAGGGGCGCACTACATAACCTAAGTTTACTCTTTCATCAAGCACTCGGGAGGGCTTCTCTGAGCATACTCCAAACACGTGCCAAGCCAGGACGCAGACCTGAACCTCCTAGGCCAACACCTCGGGCCAGAGATCCCCGCAGCAACCGCCGCACGCCTGCGCAGAGCTCGCCGCCGACTACAGTACCCGAAGAGCAGCGGGCGGCTGGACGCTAGGACTACAAGTCCCAGAAATCTTTGGAGCACCTCGTGCCTGCCAGTTTTCAGCAGACAGCGCCCCGCCGGGTTCCGCTGGGCCCTGCAGTCCCCAGTCCCAACCCCTCCCCTGCTCGCTGCGTGCCGGAGATCACTTTCAGTGCCCGTGGGGTGGGCGATCCCATCACTGCTCACTGTCCGCTACCGACCTGGCTTCCCAAAGAGCACCGCGGGCCGCGCGCTAGACAAGTCCCATAATTCTTTGTTTCAACCTCTTCACTCTGGAATTTAACCCTCAGTCGCAAATTTACAAAAACTTTGTGTAAACAAGTTCATCTTGAAGCCTTAGTATTCGTAAACTCTGGATAGAAACATGGGGTGATCACCCGAGGATCATTGTTTGTCATTTATACAAATAGAGTTGACCTCGTGTACAAATAAGGTCCACCACGGAATGGACCCACTTTGGATACCAAACTCCAATTTCCTAGAGGAAGACAGATCACAAAATATCCGAAATATCTTGTCACCCTCTGCACTTTTGCCTTATCATTGCAcaaaaacctttcattttttcCACCCATACTCTCAAACCTGAGAATAAGACCCTCCCTATCTCCCCCTACCTGTCATCTTTGGAAGAATtgaatgggaaaacattccaccTTTTGGTGGAATTTTGCTATTGACAAAATAGCATTCTGCAACTTTAAAGGCATCGGTGTTATTCAGGTCCAGTTTAGCTAGTAATATTTCCAGGAAGTAAATgattatatcatttaaatataaaagttccCTTTCCAGGTTCCTGCTTCCATTTCCCACTTTCTTAGGTGCACATGACccatgagagagagtgtgtggacAGAAGACAAGGCAATAGTAGGGAAAGCATCACTAGACCACTGGGAGCTGCTGTTTGTGTCCTGGAGTTTAATAATCCTGGATTTTAAGGAATAAACACCAACATTACACATTcgttattcaacaaatataatcATTGGTTATTTGAAATTTGTCAGCCACTTTACCAGGTACCTGAGATACTCTAGTGAACAAATTCTTCCttaaacttacattttttaaatattttatttatttattcatagagacacagagagagagtgagaggcagagacacaggcagagggagaagcaggctccatccagagagcccaatgtgggacttgatccagggtctccaggaccacggcctgtgctgcaggcggcactaaaccgctgcacctcCAGAGCTGCCctaaacttacatttttaaaaaatattttatttatttaagagagaagggagagagagagagcatgagcagaaagacagagagaagaagactccctgctgagcagggagcacaatgtggggctcaatctaaCGACttcaggatcacggcctgagccaaaggcagacacttaaccaactgagtcacccaggcacctccttaCACTTACATTTTAGCAaagaaaataagtggaaaatataatcagaaaattaTATGTTCTAAATAGGGAGGTGCTGTGGAAATATACGTATTTGCATACATATTCCTATAGCACTACACTGAGGTTACAGCTGAGGAAGCTTCTGATGTAGAAGGAGTACCTTTGACGGCAATTTTCTGGTGAGTCCTCAGGTGGCGGTGGTAGGTGGATGACTGGCGGTAGCTTCTCTGGCAAAGCGCACATACATAGGGCTTCTCACCCGTGTGGATTCTCTCATGGGCCAGAAGGTTGGTTTTGTGGCTGAAGGATTTTTCACATGTGCTGCACCTGAAAGGCTTCTCTTCTGCGTGAATCTTCTGATGCATGTGTAGGTCTGATGCTTGGAAGAAGCCTTTGTTACTCTCAGCATAAATGAATGTCCTCTCATTGTTGTGTCTTCTCTGATGGGCTTTTAGCTGAGAGAAATACCTAAAGATCCTGGGACATTTTTCACATCTGTAGGAGTTTTGGGCGTCACGGAATCTTTCTTGGTGTCCCCCACACGTGGAATTCCCCTCGGTTTTTTGGTGGGTAGAAACAGGGTCAGGGGTGACTGGGGTGACCGAGAGTGAAACCCTGGTGCCCCCTCCATCAGGACATCTTGATATGGGTGTCCTTGCAGGGACCCTTCCTGGGACTTGGACGTACCTAGACCCGCTCTTCCAGGGCTGAGCAGATTCTTCAAAGAAATACTGTCCTCTTCAGGCTGAGGACAGTCCTCCTCATGGACAATGAACAGGGAAGGTATTGCATTGCCTTGACTAGTAATACCGTCATTGTGATAAATGTTGTCACCATTTGCTTTATCTTTAACTCCTGTGGTGGATAAAATAACTCAGTGAAGCTGTACCCAAAAAGGAGTCCACACACAACATCCCTCTGGTACCTTGGCTTACCCCACTCACCTTGTCCTGTTTCCAGGGAAGTATCTTGGGAAGTCCAGGAGGGTGTTCCCATGTTCTCTTCTGTTGGAGTTCCTGCTGACAATTGTTTCATGAAATGAACGATGACTTCTCTTAAGGGCATATTCTCAGAAAAGAGGGCTTCCTGACCATTCATGTGGACGTGGACCTGTAGAGAAACAAAACCTGATCACTGTCATTTATGGATCTGTTGAGTGACAGAGCCTTTGTGGAAGCTCTGCTCTCATCAGGCTTTCCCAGGATCCTTCTACTGCATGCTGCCACACCCACTATTCTGCCCTTATGCCTGCCGGCCTTAAAGTTCATGGTGATTTCTAATTAGTGTGTTATTCTCAATGAAAAAAGACTAATACCAAGGACTTCTGAGGGAAGAATGAGCTTGTGTTAAGGCATTTCTCCCCATTCTTGAGGTTTCTGTTCTATTGCCAATTTCTTACTGAGCCCTCCTACCATCTCACTGGCTAAAATCAATTAGTATGTTAGCTCTTATATGTCCTACTGAATAGGTGCCTATAAAACACATGCATTCATTTTGCTTACTTAGCATGGTAGAGTCTCTTTTGTGAGAACTAATAAATGGATTCTTTATCTAACATCCAGGCAACTCCAACAGGCTGTATTTAATCCTTACAgacctctgcccctcactccagGAGTTAAAACCCTCTACTCACTAATCCAGGTAGCTTCATGCCATCATCAGTCATATCTTCCATGAATTTCTCCAGGTTTCCTGCCACTTGCATTCCATTTCTCTTTCAATATGGACCTGTCACTGCAGTGGCCATTGATCATAAACTGTTCCCAGACCAGATGAGAAATAATCTCATCCTTGCTGTGTTTCTCTGGTTGCAGCCATGAGTGAAATAACTTGTAGAGATTTTGCAGTTCCTGCCTTGCACTTGAGTTACTGTTTTGCAATAAAGTGAGCTGAGTGCTTGGGAACTCATAGATCTCGTCTTCCTCCTGAATGGCTGGTCCTTGGCTAAGTTTATGCTCTAGGTTTTCTGACCCAGGATCATTCATAGATGGTTCTCCCTGAAATGATATTCTGAT
Protein-coding sequences here:
- the LOC112908856 gene encoding LOW QUALITY PROTEIN: zinc finger and SCAN domain-containing protein 4 (The sequence of the model RefSeq protein was modified relative to this genomic sequence to represent the inferred CDS: inserted 1 base in 1 codon; deleted 1 base in 1 codon), yielding MASDIRISFQGEPSMNDPGSENLEHKLSQGPAIQEEDEIYEFPSTQLTLLQNSNSSARQELQNLYKLFHSWLQPEKHSKDEIISHLVWEQFMINGHCSDRSILKEKWNASGRNLEKFMEDMTDDGMKLPGLVHVHMNGQEALFSENMPLREVIVHFMKQLSAGTPTEENMGTPSWTSQDTSLETGQGVKDKANGDNIYHNDGITSQGNAIPSLFIVHEEDCPQPEEDSISLKNLLSPGRAGLGTSKSQEGSLQGHPYQDVLMEGAPGFHSRSPQSXPDPVSTHQKTEGNSTCGGHQERFRDAQNSYRCEKCPRIFRYFSQLKAHQRRHNNERTFIYAESNKGFFQASDLHMHQKIHAEEKPFRCSTCEKSFSHKTNLLAHERIHTGEKPYVCALCQRSYRQSSTYHRHLRTHQKIAVKGTPSTSEASSAVTSV